One stretch of Brettanomyces nanus chromosome 4, complete sequence DNA includes these proteins:
- a CDS encoding uncharacterized protein (EggNog:ENOG41) — MSDLGRKNLSDKVTEGITPNSQKSAYQKAKETVTDEVDKFASKATPDKEKSFTQTASDKAQKGSDEAKKSVGENKAGISETAGEYLEAGKKAVGEAAEYISGVVNGAKKGGDSTK, encoded by the coding sequence ATGTCTGACttaggaagaaaaaatctATCTGACAAAGTGACCGAGGGTATCACTCCAAACTCTCAAAAGAGCGCTTACCAGAAGGCAAAGGAGACAGTCACCGACGAGGTTGATAAATTCGCCAGTAAGGCCACTccagataaagaaaaatcgTTTACTCAGACCGCTTCTGACAAAGCCCAAAAGGGATCTGACGAAGCCAAGAAGTCTGTTGGAGAAAATAAGGCCGGTATCAGTGAAACTGCTGGTGAATACTTGGAAGCTGGTAAGAAGGCTGTTGGTGAAGCTGCCGAGTACATCTCTGGTGTGGTCAACGGTGCCAAGAAGGGGGGTGATTCAACCAAATAA
- a CDS encoding uncharacterized protein (BUSCO:EOG09342RLS) yields the protein MSFLRPLVSKRSLHLAPKLELQGKFASEGISGLMSQQQFKTAWIDYQDYLTKNLSLKTVGTEFETRTPLAIVLSSARKQHLGPIFHYASQAHNNHLFFQQLVPSESSRSSLIRPTLLNRINEQYGGLDNFKNELLFKADSMTGNGWVFLIETKDKTLQIITCNNDGTPYYYGRNQSLDLNGAIELSDYDLLISNKEKMLAHVKDYSLPLLCVNVWEHAYIEDYGITGKADYLEKFWNCINWDIVNKRVFSNVQ from the coding sequence ATGTCATTCTTACGTCCTCTCGTTTCAAAGCGGTCCCTTCATTTGGCACCCAAATTGGAACTTCAAGGGAAATTTGCAAGTGAGGGTATTTCAGGTCTAATGTCACAGCAACAGTTTAAAACTGCATGGATCGACTATCAAGACTATCTCACTAAAAATCTCTCGTTAAAAACCGTGGGAACGGAGTTCGAGACTCGTACACCCTTGGCAATTGTTCTTAGTTCTGCTAGAAAGCAACACTTAGGACCGATTTTCCATTATGCGTCTCAGGCTCACAATAACCATCTATTCTTTCAGCAGTTGGTTCCTTCAGAATCCAGTAGATCGTCTCTTATAAGGCCAACTTTGCTCAATAGAATCAACGAGCAATATGGAGGTTTGGacaacttcaaaaatgagCTCTTGTTCAAAGCTGATTCCATGACTGGAAACGGATGGGTCTTCCTTATTGAGACCAAGGATaaaactcttcaaattatCACGTGCAACAACGACGGTACGCCTTACTACTACGGCCGTAATCAATCGTTGGATCTCAACGGTGCCATTGAATTATCTGACTACGATCTTCTCATCTCCAATAAGGAAAAAATGCTAGCTCACGTTAAGGATTACTCTCTTCCTTTATTATGTGTTAATGTCTGGGAACATGCTTACATAGAGGACTATGGTATCACAGGCAAGGCTGATTACTTGGAGAAGTTCTGGAACTGCATCAACTGGGATATCGTCAATAAGCGTGTGTTTAGTAATGTACAGTAG
- the URA7 gene encoding CTP synthase ura7 (BUSCO:EOG09341FGN~MEROPS:MER0437468), with product MKYVCVSGGVISGIGKGVLASSTGMLLKTLGLRVTSIKIDPYLNIDAGTMSPLEHGECYVLNDGGEVDLDLGNYERYLGISLSRQNNITTGKIYSNVIQRERKGDYLGKTVQVVPHITDTIQNWIERVAKIPVDNSGIEPDVCIIELGGTVGDIESAPFVEALRQFQFRVGRENFALIHVSLVPVVNGEQKTKPTQAAIRELRSLGLYPDMIACRCKSKLVSHTISKISMFCHVGPEQVLAVHTVSSTYHVPLILKDEKLLEFLNSRLHFDDLNIPPEMASKGEKLLDDWTRLTNQEDRSFDKVKIAIVGKYTNLHDSYLSVIKSLEHSAMRCARKLQIVWVESTDLEPAAELKNKANFHKAWQAVCTADGILVPGGFGHRGTEGMIAATKWARENGVPFLGVCLGLQIAVIEFARSVLGKPHATSTEFKEDAEEADQAVIYMPEISKETMGGTMRLGSRKTMFQPESENSIIRRLYGDVESINERHRHRYEVNPIMAEEFEAKGFKFVGRDEAGERMEVFELEDHPFFVGTQFHPEYLSKVLDPSRPFLGLVAASSGILDEILKQDLVTKDIDF from the coding sequence ATGAAGTACGTCTGCGTTTCGGGTGGTGTCATTTCCGGTATTGGTAAGGGTGTCCTTGCCTCCTCTACTGGTATGTTATTGAAGACCTTGGGTTTACGTGTCACCTCTATTAAAATTGACCCTTACTTGAACATTGATGCTGGTACTATGTCTCCTTTGGAGCATGGTGAGTGTTACGTGTTGAACGATGGTGGTGAAGTCGACTTGGATTTAGGTAACTACGAACGTTATTTAGGTATTTCCTTGAGTAGACAGAACAACATTACTACCGGTAAGATCTACTCTAACGTCATTCAAAGAGAGCGTAAAGGTGACTACTTGGGTAAAACGGTTCAGGTCGTTCCTCATATCACTGACACTATTCAAAACTGGATCGAAAGAGTCGCCAAGATTCCTGTTGATAACTCCGGTATTGAACCTGACGTTTGTATTATCGAGTTGGGTGGTACTGTTGGTGATATCGAGTCTGCTCCTTTTGTCGAAGCCTTGAGACAGTTCCAGTTCCGTGTTGGCCGCGAGAATTTTGCATTGATTCATGTCTCACTGGTTCCAGTCGTTAATGGTGAACAGAAGACCAAGCCTACTCAGGCCGCCATCCGTGAGCTCAGATCTTTGGGTTTGTATCCTGATATGATTGCTTGCAGATGTAAGTCCAAGTTGGTTAGCCACACCATCAGTAAGATCTCCATGTTTTGTCATGTTGGTCCCGAGCAGGTTTTGGCCGTTCATACTGTGTCTTCAACCTATCACGTTCCATTGATTCTCAAGGATGAAAAGTTATTGGAGTTCCTCAATAGCAGATTGCACTTTGATGACCTGAATATTCCTCCTGAAATGGCTTCTAAAGGTGAGAAACTTTTGGATGATTGGACAAGGCTAACTAACCAGGAGGACCGTTCATTTGATAAGGTGAAGATTGCAATCGTTGGAAAGTACACCAACTTGCACGATTCCTATTTGTCTGTGATCAAATCTCTTGAGCATAGTGCCATGCGTTGCGCTCGAAAGTTGCAGATCGTCTGGGTTGAGTCTACCGACTTGGAGCCTGCCGCTGAGTTGAAAAATAAGGCCAATTTCCATAAGGCATGGCAGGCAGTTTGCACTGCTGACGGTATTTTGGTTCCAGGTGGTTTTGGTCACAGAGGTACTGAAGGTATGATTGCTGCTACTAAATGGGCCAGAGAAAATGGCGTTCCATTTTTGGGTGTCTGTCTTGGATTGCAAATCGCTGTTATTGAGTTTGCCAGAAGCGTCCTCGGAAAGCCACATGCTACTTCAACTGAGTTCAAAGAAGACGCCGAGGAGGCCGATCAGGCAGTTATTTACATGCCAGAAATCAGTAAGGAGACGATGGGTGGTACTATGAGACTCGGATCTAGAAAGACTATGTTCCAACCAGAGTCTGAGAACTCGATCATCAGACGTTTATACGGGGATGTTGAAAGTATCAACGAGAGACATAGACACAGATATGAAGTTAACCCTATAATGGCTGAAGAGTTTGAGGCTAAGGGCTTCAAGTTTGTTGGTAGAGACGAGGCAGGTGAGAGAATGGAGGTCTTTGAGTTAGAAGACCACCCATTCTTTGTCGGTACCCAGTTCCATCCTGAGTATCTCTCCAAGGTTTTGGACCCATCGAGACCATTTTTGGGATTGGTTGCAGCGTCTTCAGGTATTTTGGATGAGATTTTGAAACAGGATCTTGTCACAAAGGACATCGATTTCTGA